A genomic window from Anticarsia gemmatalis isolate Benzon Research Colony breed Stoneville strain chromosome 24, ilAntGemm2 primary, whole genome shotgun sequence includes:
- the FipoQ gene encoding F-box/LRR-repeat protein FipoQ isoform X2 — translation MDSWGILNVDSAAMAINRDDLGSSFRRKQLTIEKLPDKVLLNIFSYLTHREICRMATVCKRWRMVAYDTRLWTHVSLRPEISGLHVGSLESLLALISIRFGPSLRYIELPIELITHTVLHELAAKCPNLTHMLLDFSTAMQLHDFSEMQAFPTKLRYLCICLSEVIFMEGFMRKIYNFINGLEILHLIGTYEKVEEEEEEIYEVINVHKLKSATPNLRVINLYGINFVDDSHIDAFSSNCIQLECLAVNFCNKVTGSTMKTLFQRSRRLTCLLMNGCSLQSEHVMQVEWEKSSIQELDVTATDLSTECLIDMLTRIQNLRFLSAGQINGFNDSVLKAWMEAGTARNLVGLDVDSSDNLSDEALHRFLSRHGAALHGVVLSGMPHITDQLWQSVLHLLVNAKILIMGTQERLGVNIHVDQLMDGIANSCPNLERLELRWDPENLRFSDKSQKAIDILRVKCLKLKCLVLSDGRYYEIVKANFERADRTTVVRTSTNCRVSNYYLLSNYKDLIFN, via the exons ATGGATTCGTGGGGGATATTGAATGTGGATAGCGCTGCTATGGCGATCAACAGGGATGACCTGGGATCCAGCTTTCGCCGGAAGCAGctg ACTATAGAAAAATTACCCGACAAGGtgttattgaacatattttcatatttaacacATCGGGAAATATGTCGCATGGCCACAGTTTGCAAGAGATGGCGTATGGTGGCCTACGACACACGTCTATGGACGCATGTCAGTCTTCGGCCGGAGATATCGGGGTTACATGTTG gGTCCCTGGAGTCTCTTCTGGCGTTAATATCAATAAGGTTCGGCCCCTCGCTGCGGTATATCGAGCTACCTATAGAGTTAATCACACACACCGTACTGCACGAACTGGCGGCTAAATGTCCCAATTTAACGCATATGCTACTCGATTTTAGTACTG CTATGCAGTTGCACGACTTCTCGGAGATGCAGGCGTTCCCTACGAAGCTGCGCTACCTGTGCATCTGCCTGTCCGAGGTCATCTTCATGGAGGGCTTCATGAGGAAGATATACAACTTTATTAATGGACTCGAGATATTACACCTTATTG GTACGTACGAGAAGGTggaggaggaggaggaggagATCTACGAGGTGATCAACGTGCACAAGCTGAAGTCGGCCACGCCCAACCTGCGCGTCATCAACCTCTACGGCATCAACTTCGTGGACGACTCGCACATCGATGCCTTCAGCTCTAACTGTATACAG TTGGAGTGCCTGGCGGTAAACTTCTGCAACAAAGTGACAGGCTCCACTATGAAGACCTTGTTCCAAAGATCCAGGAGACTCACCTGTTTGCTTATGAATGGATGCA GTCTTCAATCAGAGCACGTGATGCAGGTGGAATGGGAGAAGTCGTCCATCCAGGAGTTGGACGTGACGGCCACGGACCTGTCCACCGAGTGTCTCATAGATATGCTCACCAGGATCCAGAACCTGAGGTTCTTGAGCGCTGGACAGATTAATGGCTTCAATGACTCTGTGCTCAAGGCCTGGATGGAAGCTGGTACTGCTAG GAACCTGGTAGGTCTGGACGTGGACTCGTCGGACAACCTGTCGGACGAGGCGCTGCACCGCTTCCTGTCGCGCCACGGCGCCGCGCTGCACGGCGTCGTGCTCAGCGGCATGCCGCACATCACCGACCAGCTGTGGCAGAGCGTGCTGCACCTGCTTGTCAATGCCAA gATCCTGATCATGGGAACACAAGAGCGTCTGGGAGTCAACATTCACGTTGATCAg CTGATGGACGGCATAGCGAACAGTTGTCCGAACTTAGAGCGTCTGGAGCTGCGCTGGGACCCGGAGAACCTTCGCTTCAGTGACAAGAGTCAGAAGGCCATCGACATTCTGCGCGTCAAGTGTCTCAAACTTAAGTGCTTAGTGCTTAG TGACGGTCGCTACTACGAGATCGTGAAGGCGAACTTCGAGCGCGCGGACCGCACCACCGTGGTCCGTACATCCACCAACTGCCGCGTGTCCAACTACTACCTACTGTCCAACTATAAAGACCTTATATTTAACTAA
- the FipoQ gene encoding F-box/LRR-repeat protein FipoQ isoform X1, with protein sequence MDIPTDVWGQLALEASQVYLTETGQIRSPFANTTIEKLPDKVLLNIFSYLTHREICRMATVCKRWRMVAYDTRLWTHVSLRPEISGLHVGSLESLLALISIRFGPSLRYIELPIELITHTVLHELAAKCPNLTHMLLDFSTAMQLHDFSEMQAFPTKLRYLCICLSEVIFMEGFMRKIYNFINGLEILHLIGTYEKVEEEEEEIYEVINVHKLKSATPNLRVINLYGINFVDDSHIDAFSSNCIQLECLAVNFCNKVTGSTMKTLFQRSRRLTCLLMNGCSLQSEHVMQVEWEKSSIQELDVTATDLSTECLIDMLTRIQNLRFLSAGQINGFNDSVLKAWMEAGTARNLVGLDVDSSDNLSDEALHRFLSRHGAALHGVVLSGMPHITDQLWQSVLHLLVNAKILIMGTQERLGVNIHVDQLMDGIANSCPNLERLELRWDPENLRFSDKSQKAIDILRVKCLKLKCLVLSDGRYYEIVKANFERADRTTVVRTSTNCRVSNYYLLSNYKDLIFN encoded by the exons ATGGATATACCTACTGATGTGTGGGGGCAGCTTGCGTTGGAGGCCAGTCAAGTGTACTTGACGGAGACCGGCCAAATCAGGAGCCCATTCGCTAACACG ACTATAGAAAAATTACCCGACAAGGtgttattgaacatattttcatatttaacacATCGGGAAATATGTCGCATGGCCACAGTTTGCAAGAGATGGCGTATGGTGGCCTACGACACACGTCTATGGACGCATGTCAGTCTTCGGCCGGAGATATCGGGGTTACATGTTG gGTCCCTGGAGTCTCTTCTGGCGTTAATATCAATAAGGTTCGGCCCCTCGCTGCGGTATATCGAGCTACCTATAGAGTTAATCACACACACCGTACTGCACGAACTGGCGGCTAAATGTCCCAATTTAACGCATATGCTACTCGATTTTAGTACTG CTATGCAGTTGCACGACTTCTCGGAGATGCAGGCGTTCCCTACGAAGCTGCGCTACCTGTGCATCTGCCTGTCCGAGGTCATCTTCATGGAGGGCTTCATGAGGAAGATATACAACTTTATTAATGGACTCGAGATATTACACCTTATTG GTACGTACGAGAAGGTggaggaggaggaggaggagATCTACGAGGTGATCAACGTGCACAAGCTGAAGTCGGCCACGCCCAACCTGCGCGTCATCAACCTCTACGGCATCAACTTCGTGGACGACTCGCACATCGATGCCTTCAGCTCTAACTGTATACAG TTGGAGTGCCTGGCGGTAAACTTCTGCAACAAAGTGACAGGCTCCACTATGAAGACCTTGTTCCAAAGATCCAGGAGACTCACCTGTTTGCTTATGAATGGATGCA GTCTTCAATCAGAGCACGTGATGCAGGTGGAATGGGAGAAGTCGTCCATCCAGGAGTTGGACGTGACGGCCACGGACCTGTCCACCGAGTGTCTCATAGATATGCTCACCAGGATCCAGAACCTGAGGTTCTTGAGCGCTGGACAGATTAATGGCTTCAATGACTCTGTGCTCAAGGCCTGGATGGAAGCTGGTACTGCTAG GAACCTGGTAGGTCTGGACGTGGACTCGTCGGACAACCTGTCGGACGAGGCGCTGCACCGCTTCCTGTCGCGCCACGGCGCCGCGCTGCACGGCGTCGTGCTCAGCGGCATGCCGCACATCACCGACCAGCTGTGGCAGAGCGTGCTGCACCTGCTTGTCAATGCCAA gATCCTGATCATGGGAACACAAGAGCGTCTGGGAGTCAACATTCACGTTGATCAg CTGATGGACGGCATAGCGAACAGTTGTCCGAACTTAGAGCGTCTGGAGCTGCGCTGGGACCCGGAGAACCTTCGCTTCAGTGACAAGAGTCAGAAGGCCATCGACATTCTGCGCGTCAAGTGTCTCAAACTTAAGTGCTTAGTGCTTAG TGACGGTCGCTACTACGAGATCGTGAAGGCGAACTTCGAGCGCGCGGACCGCACCACCGTGGTCCGTACATCCACCAACTGCCGCGTGTCCAACTACTACCTACTGTCCAACTATAAAGACCTTATATTTAACTAA